One Burkholderia sp. PAMC 26561 genomic window carries:
- a CDS encoding Glu/Leu/Phe/Val family dehydrogenase, translated as MSSQQPEHPAAVVQHAIPSYLDSTHLGPWGNYLQQVDRVAPYLGSLSRWIETLKRPKRILIVDCPIELDNGTVTHFEGYRVQHNMSRGPGKGGVRYHQDVTLSEVMALSAWMSVKNAAVNVPYGGAKGGIRVDPRTLSRGELERLTRRYTSEIGIIIGPNQDIPAPDVNTNEQIMAWMMDTYSMNQGQTATGVVTGKPISLGGSLGRKEATGRGVFVVGSEAARRIGFDIEGARIAVQGFGNVGGIAARLFQEAGAKVVAVQDHTGSLYQSSGIDAVALFDHVAKHGGVSGFEGADVIGKDEFWTIESDILIPAALEGQITEENAPKIRTKIVVEGANGPTTTAADDILHDKGILVIPDVVANAGGVTVSYFEWVQDFSSFFWTEDEINQRLERVMREAFAAVWTVASEHNVSVRTAAFIVACTRILQAREMRGLYP; from the coding sequence ATGTCTTCGCAGCAACCAGAACATCCTGCAGCCGTTGTTCAACACGCCATCCCGTCTTATCTCGATTCCACCCATCTCGGCCCCTGGGGCAACTATCTCCAGCAAGTCGACCGCGTCGCGCCGTATCTCGGCTCGCTGTCGCGCTGGATCGAAACCCTCAAGCGCCCGAAGCGCATCCTGATCGTCGATTGCCCCATCGAACTCGATAACGGCACGGTCACGCACTTCGAAGGTTATCGAGTGCAGCACAACATGTCGCGCGGACCGGGTAAGGGCGGCGTGCGATACCACCAGGATGTGACGTTGTCGGAAGTGATGGCGCTCTCAGCCTGGATGTCGGTGAAGAACGCGGCGGTGAACGTGCCGTACGGCGGCGCGAAAGGCGGTATTCGTGTCGATCCGCGCACGTTGTCGCGCGGTGAACTGGAACGCCTGACACGTCGCTATACCAGCGAAATCGGCATCATCATCGGGCCGAATCAGGACATTCCCGCGCCCGACGTGAACACCAACGAACAGATCATGGCGTGGATGATGGACACGTACTCCATGAACCAGGGCCAGACGGCAACGGGCGTGGTCACCGGCAAGCCGATCTCGCTGGGCGGCTCGCTCGGCCGCAAGGAAGCGACCGGACGCGGCGTGTTCGTGGTCGGTTCGGAAGCGGCACGCCGGATCGGCTTTGATATCGAAGGTGCACGGATCGCGGTGCAGGGCTTTGGTAACGTCGGCGGGATCGCGGCGCGCCTGTTCCAGGAAGCGGGCGCGAAAGTGGTTGCGGTGCAGGATCACACGGGGTCTCTCTACCAGTCGTCGGGTATTGACGCAGTCGCGCTGTTCGATCACGTAGCCAAGCATGGCGGCGTAAGCGGCTTCGAAGGCGCCGATGTGATCGGCAAGGACGAGTTCTGGACCATCGAAAGCGACATCCTGATTCCGGCCGCGCTCGAAGGCCAGATCACGGAAGAAAACGCGCCCAAGATCCGCACGAAGATCGTGGTGGAAGGCGCCAACGGCCCGACCACGACCGCAGCCGATGACATCCTCCACGACAAGGGCATTCTCGTGATTCCCGACGTGGTCGCGAACGCCGGCGGCGTGACGGTTTCGTACTTCGAGTGGGTGCAGGACTTCTCGAGCTTCTTCTGGACCGAAGATGAAATCAACCAGCGCCTCGAACGCGTGATGCGCGAAGCGTTCGCTGCGGTGTGGACTGTTGCAAGCGAGCACAACGTGTCCGTGCGGACGGCGGCGTTTATCGTGGCGTGTACACGGATTCTTCAAGCTCGCGAAATGCGCGGCCTTTATCCATGA